Proteins from one Plasmodium relictum strain SGS1 genome assembly, chromosome: 10 genomic window:
- a CDS encoding RING zinc finger protein, putative, translating into MVEENAVRGYLRRIYINTSHYVKNYMTASDQEMQNNADPIMDIIATAPSDSLYFIERINLISAIISISTSFPYLTYLIIYWNDCSCNDILRWWIVINSILQLIQAPVRFFLYFLLRKYKRENERMHIHALRRLTSSKGWKLSKRFSLLNYLWFITGTVVMVVTRKYTKNFYLWFISWTIILSCIFRVFFTIIWFCFFFPYNQNIPKKKKGVPKQFFSEMHSFKYSPDMNLKNESCSICLSEFVEKEDIIQLRCLHDFHTKCAKKWLSQRRQCPLCQRDVMKGN; encoded by the exons atggTAGAAGAAAATGCTGTACGTGGATATTTAAGGAGAATTTACATAAATACATCTCAT tatgtaaaaaattatatgacaGCATCAGATCAAGAAATGCAAAATAATGCCGATCCTATAATGGATATAATTGCAACAGCTCCTAGTGATTCATTGTATTTCATCGAACGAATAAATCTCATATCAGCAATAATAAGTATAAGTACATCATTTCCTTATTTAACATATCTGATTATATATTGGAATGATTGTTCATGTAATGATATTCTAAGATGGTGGATTGTTATTAACAGTATTTTGCAATTAATACAAGCTCCTGTAAGATTCTtcttgtattttttattgagaaaatataaaagagaaaatgaAAGAATGCATATTCACGC ctTAAGAAGATTAACTAGTTCAAAGGGATGGAAATTAAGTAAAAGATTtagtttattaaattatttatggtTTATAACAGGAACAGTTGTTATGGTTGTCACaagaaaatatacaaaaaatttttatctttgGTTTATTTCTTGGACTATTATTTTGTCATGCATATTTAGGGtattttttacaattatttggttttgttttttttttccttataatcaaaatataccaaaaaaaaaaaagggagtACCAAAGCAATTTTTTTCTGAAATgcattcttttaaatattctccagatatgaatttaaaaaatgaatcttGTTCTATTTGCTTATCCGAATTTGttgaaaaagaagatattattCAACTAAGATGTTTACATGACTTTCATACAAAATGTGCGAAAAAATGGCTATCACAAAGGAGACAATGCCCTTTATGTCAAAGAGATGTTATGAAAGGAAACTGA
- the SYN6 gene encoding SNARE protein, putative, with translation MDLWEKDYQKALENGKEIKKILRQNEKEKKKAKNRAILRGKITEFNQNIKFLTHQLNNDYIKNDKIYQRNITKYKNKMCTLEKLKKEISTLYEDFTSTNKEDVSLSINMDNINDFDNENDLYINDLNKEELLLKQQSLIKLQDEQLNFLEGTTHNLKNISYNINNELNVHNELLDDIDKDIDETNNLLNRNRNIFTRVTSNTSNYFLYVIIGILTTTLILFIILL, from the exons ATGGATTTATGGGAAAAAGATTATCAAAAAGCCTTAGAAAAtggaaaagaaataaaaaaaattttaagacaaaatgaaaaagaaaagaaaaaggcTAAAAATAGAGCAATTTTAAGAGGGAAAATAACTGAATTTAATCAAAACATAAAATTTCTAACTCATCAATTAAATAATGACTATATAAAGAATGACAAAATATATCAACGGAATATAaccaaatataaaaataaaatgtgtACATTagaaaaacttaaaaaagaaatatctACATTATATGAAGATTTTACATCAACAAATAAGGAA gatGTTTCACTTAGTATAAATAtggataatataaatgattttgataatgaaaatgatctatatataaatgatttaaataaggAAGAGCTACTACTAAAACAACAAAGCTTAATAAAATTGCAAGATGAACAATTAAACTTCCTTGAAGGAACAAcacataatttaaaaaatattagttaCAACATAAATAATGAACTAAATGTACATAATGAACTATTAGATGATATAGACAAAGATATAGATGAAACAAATAACTTACTAAATAGAAATcgaaatatttttacaagAGTTACTAGTAATACaagtaattattttttgtatgtAATAATTGGTATCTTAACAACTACtcttatactttttataattttactttag
- the PPT gene encoding phosphoenolpyruvate/phosphate translocator, putative, giving the protein MNIFFKVLLIIIIKIPIYLGRNFNNGNKYYIQSTPLNAEYKNSFSNIKKIKSNQGFENKNNLNKTLFLYNYKPKYGKIKNIRRDSLKIINAHKINLKKDNNLFNKIRDNLNFMLFNSIKDDITSFEDDIGDNGIIDDISSSDDNSSNTPNEKEDSNTKTSENNNTNLSMTEKKKCSFLNKVVEGGKTISLLSLWYVCNIFYNIENKKALNILNLPITIAITQIFVGLPIFLIPWLLKIRKRPELFYDEEEMKNINISDRNAIVKVLQKYKLFLKKYKSIIKQSIYHGYVHLLSVIAMGAGAISFVHIVKSLEPLFAAVFSFFLMNNKMSFYTYSSLIPIVFGVSLASIKELSFTYKALYSTLAANIFSTLRAIEAKTMMGKNLQKLGKNLTPGNIFALLTIFSAVFLTPALFLDAFKWKDAFRYLMNNNANVKILTRHVLMSGLWFYLYNELSFMALHRLNHISHAVASTVKRVFLILTSYFIFGTKFSFMGGLGSSIAVTGTFLYSLAKQKFG; this is encoded by the coding sequence atgaatatatttttcaaagttttattaattattattataaagatACCAATTTATTTAGGAAGAAATTTCAATAAtggaaataaatattatattcaaaGTACACCTTTAAATGCAGAatataaaaactcattttcaaatataaaaaaaattaaatcaaaTCAAGGATttgaaaataagaataatttaaataagacactttttctttataattataaaccAAAATATGGAAAGATTAAAAACATAAGGAGAGATAgtttgaaaattataaatgctcataaaattaatttgaaGAAAGATAATaacttatttaataaaataagagataatttaaattttatgttatttaatTCAATTAAGGATGATATAACAAGTTTTGAAGATGATATTGGTGACAATGGAATTATTGATGATATATCATCATCAGACGATAATTCCTCTAACACTccaaatgaaaaagaagacTCCAATACAAAAACatcagaaaataataatacgaATTTAAGTATgactgaaaaaaaaaagtgttcttttttaaataaagtaGTAGAAGGAGGAAAGacaatttcattattaagcTTATGGTATgtttgtaatattttttataatattgaaaataaaaaggcactgaatattttaaatctTCCAATTACAATTGCTATAACTCAAATATTTGTAGGATTacctatatttttaataccatggttattaaaaataagaaaaagacCTGAATTATTTTATGATGAAGaggaaatgaaaaatataaacattaGTGATAGAAATGCTATAGTAAAAGTTCTTcagaaatataaattattcttaaaaaaatataagagtataataaaacaaagtATATATCATGGATACGTTCATTTATTATCTGTTATAGCAATGGGCGCAGGTGCAATTAGTTTTGTTCATATAGTTAAATCATTGGAACCTTTATTTGCAGCagttttttcatttttcttaatgaataataaaatgtcATTTTATACTTATTCGTCCTTAATACCAATTGTATTTGGTGTTTCCTTAGCAtcaataaaagaattatctTTTACTTATAAAGCTTTGTATTCAACATTAGCtgcaaatatattttcaacaTTGAGAGCTATAGAAGCTAAGACAATGATGGGAAAAAATCTTCAAAAACTAGGAAAGAATTTAACACCAGGAAATATATTTGCATTGTTAACAATTTTTTCTGCAGTATTCTTAACACCTGCTTTATTCCTAGATGCATTCAAATGGAAAGATGCTTTTCGTTATTTAATGAACAATAATGctaatgtaaaaatattaacaaGACATGTTTTAATGTCAGGTCTATGGTTCTACTTATACAATGAATTATCATTTATGGCTCTTCATCGATTAAATCATATTTCTCATGCTGTTGCAAGTACAGTTAAAAGAGTTTTCTTAATATTAACTAGCTATTTTATATTTGGAactaaattttcttttatggGTGGACTTGGATCTTCTATAGCTGTTACAGGAACATTCTTATATTCACTAGCAAAACAAAAATTtggttaa